A portion of the Streptomyces coeruleoprunus genome contains these proteins:
- a CDS encoding response regulator transcription factor — MTTVLIVDDQPLQRLGFRMLLESQDDMDIVGEAGNGSEAARLAAELRPDVALMDIRMPGMDGIQATRRIVASGDRTRVLILTTFDLDEYAYEGLRAGASGFLLKDAQPEEVLSGIRAVACGDAVVAPRLTRRLLDAYAQHLPSTPGGPPTPDPRLAALTDREREILTVIGQGWTNTEIAERFHLAESTVKTHVGRILAKTGSRDRVQAVILAYDTRLVTPS; from the coding sequence GTGACCACTGTGCTCATCGTCGACGACCAGCCGCTCCAGCGCCTCGGCTTCCGCATGCTCCTGGAGAGCCAGGACGACATGGACATCGTCGGTGAGGCCGGCAACGGCTCCGAGGCCGCCCGCCTGGCCGCCGAACTGCGCCCGGACGTGGCGCTGATGGACATCCGCATGCCCGGCATGGACGGCATCCAGGCGACCCGCAGGATCGTCGCCTCCGGTGACCGCACCCGCGTCCTCATCCTCACGACGTTCGACCTCGACGAGTACGCGTACGAGGGCCTGCGCGCCGGCGCCAGCGGGTTCCTCCTCAAGGACGCCCAGCCCGAGGAGGTCCTGTCGGGCATACGGGCGGTCGCGTGCGGAGACGCCGTGGTCGCACCGCGCCTGACCCGCCGCCTGCTGGACGCCTACGCCCAGCACTTGCCGTCCACACCGGGCGGCCCACCGACACCGGACCCCAGGCTGGCCGCCCTCACCGACCGGGAACGCGAAATCCTGACGGTCATCGGCCAGGGCTGGACGAACACCGAAATCGCCGAACGCTTCCACCTGGCCGAATCGACGGTGAAAACGCATGTGGGCCGCATCCTCGCGAAGACGGGTTCCCGGGACCGCGTCCAAGCGGTGATCCTGGCGTACGACACGCGTCTGGTGACCCCCTCGTGA
- a CDS encoding sensor histidine kinase yields the protein MTQVTEQLTRDRGTGALTAHVQGVLHRVRAFDRRRPLLWDALLTGFFVTAALVDANGGWRNIAQNTDVPAHLVLALSLGLSVPLLWRRRHPLPVLAAMAPFALVSNWTGAMLQAALIQHVVVFNIALRLPLRRLGVAAVLLTVPLAVGTVRHPAGSWEQQVISPLWAFALVALLGIAVRTRQEYTASLVERARRLEIERDQQAQLAAAAERTRIAREMHDIIGHNLSVITGLADGGKYAAAKSPERAAQALDAIATTSRQALTELRRLLDVLRDDDLAPAPPPAELAPQPALSDLDQLIDGVRAAGLPVRFTVHGTPDALPPGRQLTVYRVVQEALTNTLKHAGPTATATVDVSYGDGVTVTVTDTGGPAVHGTPAPPGEAGPGRGLTGMRERTALYAGTLEAGPLDPPAGGWRVRLYLPKDTTP from the coding sequence GTGACACAGGTGACCGAACAGCTGACGCGCGACCGCGGCACAGGCGCCCTCACCGCTCACGTGCAGGGCGTCCTGCACCGCGTCCGCGCCTTCGACCGGCGGCGGCCGCTCCTCTGGGACGCCCTGCTGACGGGCTTCTTCGTGACGGCGGCGCTCGTCGACGCGAACGGCGGGTGGCGCAACATCGCCCAGAACACCGACGTGCCCGCACACCTCGTCCTCGCGCTGAGCCTGGGCCTGTCGGTGCCACTGCTGTGGCGCCGCCGGCATCCGCTGCCGGTGCTGGCCGCGATGGCGCCGTTCGCACTCGTCAGCAACTGGACGGGCGCGATGCTCCAAGCGGCCCTCATCCAGCACGTCGTCGTCTTCAACATCGCCCTGCGCCTGCCGCTGCGGCGCCTGGGCGTGGCGGCGGTCCTCCTCACCGTGCCGCTGGCCGTGGGCACGGTCCGCCATCCGGCGGGCAGCTGGGAGCAGCAGGTGATCTCCCCTCTGTGGGCCTTCGCCCTGGTCGCCCTGCTGGGCATCGCGGTCCGCACGCGCCAGGAGTACACGGCGTCGCTGGTGGAGCGCGCCCGCCGGCTGGAGATCGAACGCGACCAACAGGCCCAGCTGGCCGCCGCCGCCGAACGCACCCGCATCGCCCGCGAGATGCACGACATCATCGGCCACAACCTCTCCGTCATCACGGGCTTGGCGGACGGCGGCAAGTACGCGGCCGCCAAGTCCCCCGAGCGTGCGGCCCAGGCCCTGGACGCCATCGCCACGACGAGCCGCCAGGCGCTGACCGAACTGCGCCGCCTCCTCGACGTCCTGCGCGACGACGACCTCGCCCCCGCCCCACCACCCGCCGAACTGGCCCCCCAGCCCGCCCTGTCCGACCTGGACCAGCTGATCGACGGCGTCCGCGCGGCGGGCCTCCCCGTACGGTTCACCGTCCACGGCACCCCGGACGCCCTGCCCCCGGGCCGCCAGCTCACGGTCTACCGCGTCGTCCAGGAGGCCCTGACGAACACCCTCAAGCACGCCGGCCCCACGGCGACGGCCACCGTCGACGTCTCGTACGGGGACGGCGTGACCGTCACCGTCACGGACACGGGCGGCCCGGCGGTCCACGGCACCCCCGCACCGCCCGGTGAAGCCGGCCCCGGCCGCGGCCTGACCGGCATGCGCGAACGCACCGCCCTCTACGCGGGCACCCTGGAAGCCGGCCCGCTCGATCCGCCGGCCGGCGGCTGGCGGGTCCGTCTGTATCTCCCGAAGGACACCACCCCGTGA